The Miscanthus floridulus cultivar M001 unplaced genomic scaffold, ASM1932011v1 fs_235_3_4, whole genome shotgun sequence sequence TTGGCGGTACCCTGTGAGCAGGACATTTGGAACTTGGAAGTCGAATGCATTTTTGCTAGACTCCCACTCTTTCAGCAAGTCTTCAGCTTCTGTGATCTCATCAAGCTTCACAAGCACTGCAAGCATATTGGTGTAGTCCTTGTTAATATACCTCTTACAGTTCAACATTTGTAGCGCCCATAGCCTCTTGACTTCTGATTTGTCCCCAAGGTGGCCATACAAGGAAATCAAGTGGCTATAGGCATCCACATCCTTTTTGTCCATTTTTGCCTCTGCTTTCCTTAAGGCAGAGTATGCCTTCTCCCTTTGGTCACCCTTAATGTAGTTGCTTGCCACAACAGCATAGGTATTCCAGTCAACAACAATTTGAGGCTcacattccatctcctccagggTGTTCTCCAACCCAAAAAAGTCAGCCCTTGTGCCATAAGAATTTATGCATATTCTGTAGCTAAAATTATCAGGAACAATCCCATCGCTCTTCATTTCTGCCATCACCGACGGGACCCTCTCATGCTGCCCTATGTTGGTATAGAGGCCCATGAGGTTATTGTAGGGGAGCGTGGAGAACACAAAACCCAGCTCTTTCATATTCTGAAAATGGGCCAACGCTTTGTCGACCAAGAGTTCTCGTGTGTAGCAGTTGAGAAGTGCACCATAGGGTTTCTCTGTCTTATCTTTGTTAGACAGGTTATTGAAGTAGGTCTCTGCTGCTCCAACTCCATGGATTTGACCAATTAAATCCAGGTGAATAGCATGATCCTTTGGCAGAAATTTGACGTGACCCTTGAGATTCATCCACTCAGAGACCTGTGCAAAGTGAAAAGAAGATAATGATCAATGAGGGATGCCAAGAATACATACAAAACTGTGCATACAGCAAGTCTGCGGCGCTAGGTCCTAGACCATATATGCTTCTTGAGGACATGTATTCACTAATCATGTGCTATGAAGCAATGATGGCCAAGCTTGTACTgaatcttaggccctgtttagtttccaaaattttttgcctcctacagtaaaatagcatgtttggacacatacatggagtactaaatgtagacgaaaaaaaaactaattgcacagttctcggcaaaatcgcgagacgaatcttttaagcctaattagtccatgaaaagccttaaatgctacagtaacccacatgtgctaatggtcgattaattagtatcattagattcgtctcgcagtttcctgatgggttctgtaatttgtttttttattagtatccaaaaaccccttccgacatccttccgacacatccgatgtgacacccaaaaatttttacctccccaactaaacacacccttataTGTTGGTCAGCATTGTGGATACAGATGGGTCAGCACATTAGTAGTACCTATGACTGAAGGGCAGGCCAAAATCTCTCTAGACTCCTGAATTCCTAACGACAACTCAAGTTGTCCTCTTTGTATCAGTCCTACCCATGTAGCTCACAGAAGAAAAAAAGTATTCACATATTTCACCTGATCAGCATTGTACCAATAAGTTGCCCATCGCATTTCAGAAATTTCTGCAGTACATCATGATCGGCTCTGTCTGTAGCAGCATTACATCAT is a genomic window containing:
- the LOC136530922 gene encoding pentatricopeptide repeat-containing protein At4g21705, mitochondrial-like; this translates as MRWATYWYNADQVSEWMNLKGHVKFLPKDHAIHLDLIGQIHGVGAAETYFNNLSNKDKTEKPYGALLNCYTRELLVDKALAHFQNMKELGFVFSTLPYNNLMGLYTNIGQHERVPSVMAEMKSDGIVPDNFSYRICINSYGTRADFFGLENTLEEMECEPQIVVDWNTYAVVASNYIKGDQREKAYSALRKAEAKMDKKDVDAYSHLISLYGHLGDKSEVKRLWALQMLNCKRYINKDYTNMLAVLVKLDEITEAEDLLKEWESSKNAFDFQVPNVLLTGYRQKGLLDKAETLLDGFLKKGKTPPSTSWGIVAIGYAEKGDVAKAYELIKNALCVYVPNTGWIPRPSMIEMILKYLGDEGEVKDVDAFISLLKVAVPMNSDMTEASSRARAREERKAEEATEAPHEDNIA